The following are encoded together in the Kribbella sp. CA-293567 genome:
- a CDS encoding ECF transporter S component has translation MRLVRLRPRSTAVLVLASAVGILAFGWPLLWSSSQAGASAIGHTTDAPWLFVLLLPLLVAVVLAELAEDGIDAKVISLLGMLAAVGAALRALGPGTAGLEPGFFLLILAGRAFGAGFGFVLGAVSLLAGALVSGGVGPWMPFQMLACAWVGCLAGLLPRVSGRIELLVLAAYSMVAGVLYGLVMNLWFWPYATFGSDFSFIPGDSLLENLQRYGLFVAATSLGWDIPRGVLCAVLVLALGRPILNAFRRTARKAAFDVPVVFDRG, from the coding sequence ATGAGACTCGTCCGGCTCAGGCCCCGCAGTACCGCGGTACTGGTACTTGCCTCTGCCGTCGGCATCCTCGCCTTCGGCTGGCCTCTGCTCTGGTCGTCCTCCCAGGCCGGCGCATCTGCCATCGGGCACACCACGGACGCGCCCTGGCTCTTCGTCCTGCTGCTGCCGCTGCTGGTGGCCGTAGTACTGGCTGAACTGGCCGAGGACGGGATCGACGCCAAGGTGATCTCCCTGCTGGGCATGCTCGCCGCAGTGGGCGCCGCACTGCGTGCGCTCGGGCCGGGTACCGCAGGACTCGAGCCTGGGTTCTTCCTGCTGATCCTGGCCGGTCGCGCCTTCGGGGCCGGGTTCGGCTTCGTACTGGGCGCCGTGTCGCTGCTGGCCGGTGCACTGGTGAGTGGCGGCGTTGGGCCGTGGATGCCGTTCCAGATGCTCGCGTGCGCCTGGGTCGGGTGCCTTGCCGGGCTACTGCCCCGGGTGAGTGGGCGAATCGAGTTGCTGGTGCTGGCGGCGTACTCGATGGTGGCCGGGGTGCTCTACGGCTTGGTGATGAACCTCTGGTTCTGGCCCTACGCCACTTTCGGCAGCGACTTCTCCTTCATCCCAGGCGACTCGCTGCTGGAGAACCTGCAGCGCTACGGGCTGTTCGTGGCGGCGACCTCACTCGGCTGGGACATCCCGCGCGGCGTGCTCTGCGCAGTACTGGTGCTGGCGCTCGGGCGGCCGATCCTCAACGCGTTCCGGCGTACTGCGAGGAAGGCAGCGTTCGACGTACCGGTGGTGTTCGACCGTGGCTGA
- a CDS encoding low temperature requirement protein A — MTSRRMPIKSQATSENQPVTTLELFFDLVFVFALTQITALMAHELTWTGVLRGVLLIGLLWWSWIGFSWVCNLVKADEGSLRGVLLAAMGAMFVIALAIPEAFDDLPGGLPGPVVIAVAYFAFRAMHLWLFWLIADGDKVLRRTLLRFAPSMVAGTALLLVASQYEGTTQTLLWGAALAADYVGTFLIDARGWRLRSAAHFAERHALVIIIALGESIVAIGVGVTDLPISWPILIASVLGLVVTSALWWIYFDATVHYGEKALAAEPPETRPKLARDAYTFLHFPMVAGVVLLALGLKKVLEYVGDTEHHHLDDPLKGIGLYALFFGVVLYLLGHVGFKWRTTHQVGISRLITAALCVAAVPLLAHVPALGQLAVLAALMIGLVAFESVRFAQERELLRHGDHA, encoded by the coding sequence ATGACGTCACGCCGGATGCCGATCAAGAGCCAGGCCACCTCGGAGAACCAGCCGGTCACCACGCTGGAGCTGTTCTTCGACCTGGTCTTCGTCTTCGCGCTGACCCAGATCACCGCGTTGATGGCGCACGAGCTCACCTGGACCGGCGTACTGCGCGGGGTGCTGCTGATCGGCCTGCTCTGGTGGAGCTGGATCGGCTTCTCCTGGGTGTGCAACCTGGTCAAGGCCGACGAGGGTTCGCTGCGCGGCGTACTGCTGGCGGCGATGGGCGCGATGTTCGTGATCGCGCTGGCGATCCCGGAGGCCTTCGACGACCTGCCCGGCGGCCTGCCCGGCCCGGTGGTGATCGCGGTCGCGTACTTCGCCTTCCGCGCGATGCACCTGTGGTTGTTCTGGCTGATCGCGGACGGCGACAAGGTGCTGCGGCGGACGTTGCTTCGCTTCGCGCCGTCGATGGTCGCCGGCACCGCGCTGCTGCTGGTCGCCTCGCAGTACGAGGGCACCACCCAGACGCTGCTGTGGGGAGCCGCCCTGGCCGCGGACTACGTCGGCACGTTCCTGATCGACGCCCGCGGCTGGCGACTGCGCTCGGCCGCCCACTTCGCCGAGCGGCACGCCCTGGTCATCATCATCGCGCTGGGCGAGTCGATCGTCGCGATCGGCGTCGGCGTCACCGACCTGCCGATCTCCTGGCCGATCCTGATCGCCTCGGTGCTCGGCCTGGTGGTGACCTCGGCGCTGTGGTGGATCTACTTCGACGCCACCGTCCACTACGGCGAGAAGGCACTCGCCGCGGAACCGCCGGAGACCCGCCCGAAGCTGGCCCGCGACGCCTACACGTTCCTGCACTTCCCGATGGTGGCCGGCGTCGTGCTGCTCGCCCTGGGCCTGAAGAAGGTCCTCGAGTACGTCGGCGACACCGAGCACCACCACCTCGACGACCCGCTCAAGGGCATCGGCCTGTACGCACTCTTCTTCGGCGTCGTCCTCTACCTGCTCGGCCACGTCGGCTTCAAATGGCGCACCACCCACCAGGTCGGCATCAGCCGCCTGATCACCGCCGCCCTGTGCGTCGCCGCCGTACCGCTGCTCGCCCACGTCCCGGCTCTCGGTCAACTAGCGGTGCTCGCCGCACTGATGATCGGCCTGGTCGCCTTCGAATCGGTCCGCTTCGCCCAGGAACGCGAACTCCTCCGCCACGGCGACCACGCCTAG
- a CDS encoding substrate-binding domain-containing protein, producing MSVSPTRLVGLGIAVSALALSLVACGSDEPDTPAGGDSKASGKIAFLLPESKTTRYESLDRPLFTEALKTACADCELIYSNADQDAAKQQQQAEAALTQGAKVLVLDPVDGKAAAAVVASAKGQNVPVIAYDRFIEGANYYVSFENEAVGKLQAQTLVDTLKAAGKTAGNLAVINGSPTDPNAADFKKGAHSVLDGSGFKIAAEFDTPDWSPDKAQAWMEGQLSAIKSGLVGVYAANDGTAGGAIAALKGGGVKPLPPVTGQDSELAAIQRIVAGDQTMTIYKAVKPQAEAAAKAAVALVGGGKPESTGDFKGVPSTILDPIAVTKANINDTVVKDGIYKVSDICTASFATACAAAGLK from the coding sequence ATGTCCGTCTCACCAACCCGTCTTGTCGGCCTCGGCATCGCCGTCTCGGCCCTTGCCCTCTCCCTCGTGGCTTGCGGGTCGGACGAACCCGACACCCCGGCCGGCGGTGACAGCAAGGCCAGCGGCAAGATCGCGTTCTTGCTCCCCGAGTCGAAGACCACTCGCTACGAGTCCCTCGACCGGCCGCTGTTCACCGAGGCCCTGAAGACCGCCTGCGCCGACTGCGAGCTGATCTACAGCAACGCCGACCAGGACGCCGCGAAGCAGCAGCAGCAGGCCGAGGCCGCGCTGACCCAGGGCGCCAAGGTGCTCGTCCTCGACCCGGTCGACGGCAAGGCCGCCGCCGCGGTCGTCGCCTCCGCCAAGGGCCAGAACGTCCCCGTGATCGCCTACGACCGCTTCATCGAGGGCGCGAACTACTACGTCTCCTTCGAGAACGAGGCCGTCGGCAAGCTCCAGGCCCAGACCCTGGTCGACACCCTGAAGGCGGCCGGCAAGACCGCCGGCAACCTCGCCGTGATCAACGGCTCGCCGACCGACCCGAACGCCGCCGACTTCAAGAAGGGCGCGCACAGCGTCCTGGACGGCTCCGGCTTCAAGATCGCGGCCGAGTTCGACACCCCGGACTGGAGCCCGGACAAGGCCCAGGCGTGGATGGAAGGCCAGCTCAGCGCCATCAAGTCCGGCCTGGTCGGCGTGTACGCCGCCAACGACGGCACCGCCGGTGGCGCCATCGCCGCCCTCAAGGGTGGTGGCGTGAAGCCGCTGCCGCCGGTCACCGGTCAGGACTCCGAGCTCGCCGCGATCCAGCGGATCGTCGCCGGCGACCAGACGATGACCATCTACAAGGCCGTCAAGCCGCAGGCCGAGGCCGCCGCCAAGGCCGCCGTCGCGCTGGTCGGCGGGGGCAAGCCCGAGTCCACCGGTGACTTCAAGGGTGTCCCGTCGACGATCCTCGACCCGATCGCCGTCACCAAGGCCAACATCAACGACACTGTGGTCAAGGACGGCATCTACAAGGTGTCCGACATCTGCACCGCGTCGTTCGCCACCGCCTGCGCAGCCGCCGGCCTGAAGTAA
- a CDS encoding ATP-binding cassette domain-containing protein has protein sequence MTVTPTPALATTGTVLALRGVSKRFGAVQALKNIELDVRAGEVLALVGDNGAGKSTLVKTIAGVYTADDGTMVFDGRTVRVNSPAEAQQLGIATVFQDLALCDNLDVVANLYLGRELRKGRVLDEVEMERHSWELLRQLSAKIPSVRIPVASLSGGQRQTVAIARSLLGEPKVVMLDEPTAALGVAQTAEVLNLVERLRERGLAVILISHNMADVMAVADRVAVLRLGRNNGIFTVSETKSQDIIAAITGATDNAVSERAARRTQQEGSAS, from the coding sequence ATGACTGTCACTCCCACCCCCGCGCTGGCCACGACCGGCACGGTGCTCGCGCTTCGGGGAGTCTCGAAGCGGTTCGGCGCGGTCCAGGCGCTGAAGAACATCGAACTGGACGTGCGCGCCGGTGAGGTGCTCGCCCTGGTCGGCGACAACGGCGCCGGCAAGTCGACGCTGGTCAAGACCATCGCCGGGGTCTACACCGCCGACGACGGCACGATGGTGTTCGACGGGCGCACGGTGCGGGTGAACAGCCCCGCCGAGGCTCAGCAGCTCGGCATCGCGACCGTGTTCCAGGATCTGGCCCTGTGCGACAACCTCGACGTGGTCGCGAACCTCTACCTCGGCCGCGAACTGCGCAAGGGCCGGGTGCTCGACGAGGTCGAGATGGAGCGCCACTCCTGGGAGCTGCTGCGGCAGCTGTCCGCCAAGATCCCCAGCGTCCGGATCCCGGTCGCCAGCCTGTCCGGCGGTCAGCGCCAGACGGTCGCGATCGCGCGCAGCCTGCTCGGTGAGCCCAAGGTCGTGATGCTGGACGAGCCGACCGCCGCGCTGGGCGTGGCCCAGACGGCCGAAGTACTGAACCTGGTCGAGCGGCTCCGCGAACGTGGGCTCGCGGTGATCCTGATCAGCCACAACATGGCCGACGTGATGGCGGTCGCGGACCGGGTCGCGGTGCTGCGGCTGGGCCGCAACAACGGGATCTTCACCGTCAGCGAGACGAAGTCCCAGGACATCATCGCCGCGATCACCGGTGCCACCGACAACGCAGTCTCCGAGCGCGCGGCGCGCCGGACCCAGCAGGAAGGTTCCGCATCATGA
- a CDS encoding bifunctional adenosylcobinamide kinase/adenosylcobinamide-phosphate guanylyltransferase, with translation MAELITGPDGAVVDGVLRLGADGVVAAAGYEVTTTKTSRGLRYDVLTPIGEQLSWTAPAAAQRTLVLGGARSGKSTEAERLLADHADTVYVATGGDGSADAEWAERIALHRSRRPASWGLVETIELVPLLETPGPPLLIDCLTLWLSRTMDACEVWADHSRTVQVEQRIEQLAEAWSATTRLVVAVSNEVGAGVVPADAGTRLYRDLMGRVNATLARRSETVLWCVAGRAVAL, from the coding sequence GTGGCTGAGCTGATCACCGGACCAGACGGCGCTGTGGTGGACGGCGTACTGCGGCTAGGGGCTGATGGTGTCGTTGCAGCAGCCGGGTACGAGGTCACGACGACGAAGACCTCCCGCGGACTCCGGTACGACGTACTGACGCCGATTGGTGAGCAGTTGTCGTGGACCGCCCCGGCAGCAGCCCAACGGACCTTGGTGCTCGGCGGCGCCCGCTCCGGCAAGTCCACCGAAGCAGAGCGCTTGCTGGCCGACCACGCCGACACGGTCTATGTCGCCACCGGTGGAGACGGCTCCGCCGACGCCGAGTGGGCCGAGCGGATCGCGCTGCACCGCTCTCGCAGGCCGGCCTCCTGGGGACTCGTCGAGACCATCGAACTGGTGCCTCTCCTGGAGACGCCAGGGCCGCCGTTGCTGATCGACTGCCTCACTCTGTGGCTTTCGCGCACGATGGACGCCTGCGAGGTGTGGGCGGATCACAGCCGGACGGTGCAGGTCGAACAGCGGATCGAACAGCTGGCCGAGGCCTGGTCCGCAACGACTCGGCTGGTTGTTGCCGTGAGCAATGAAGTGGGCGCGGGGGTGGTGCCGGCCGACGCCGGCACCAGGCTTTACCGCGACCTGATGGGCCGGGTGAACGCTACGCTCGCCAGGCGATCGGAGACGGTGTTGTGGTGCGTCGCGGGACGGGCCGTCGCGCTCTGA
- a CDS encoding sugar ABC transporter permease encodes MSTPVDGSTAPVQDAVPEATDAAALPADLQDERLIASHGVSGAISAFTSRLRSGDLGSVPVVVGLVIIWAVFQIANSSFLTSRNLVNLTLQTSSIGVIALGIVLVLLLGEIDLSVGSVSGLAAAVMGVTFVNEGWPLLVSLLAAIALGVLIGLFYGALYTRFGVPSFVITLAGLLGFLGLQLLVLGKKGTLNLPFDSGIVKFATQSFLSPALAYGLVAVVVAGYVLSRLRNRVARTKAGLSAAPTTVIGIKAAALALALLVPVAVLNGDRGVSSMFLLFVALVVATDFMITKTRWGRSVVAVGGNVEAARRAGINVRMIYLSVFAACTTFAAVGGILAAARLVAVGQSSGGTDTNLNAIAAAVIGGTSLFGGRGSAYSALLGALVIMSISNGLALLSLDSSIRYMVTAGVLLIAVTIDSLSRRSRQAHGRA; translated from the coding sequence ATGAGCACCCCGGTCGACGGTTCGACGGCCCCCGTGCAGGATGCCGTGCCGGAGGCGACCGACGCGGCCGCTCTGCCCGCGGACCTGCAGGACGAGCGCCTGATCGCCAGCCACGGCGTCTCCGGCGCGATCTCCGCCTTCACCTCCCGGCTGCGCTCGGGCGACCTCGGGTCGGTCCCGGTGGTGGTCGGCCTGGTGATCATCTGGGCGGTCTTCCAGATCGCCAACAGCTCGTTCCTGACCAGCCGCAACCTGGTCAACCTGACCCTGCAGACCAGCTCGATCGGGGTCATTGCCCTCGGCATCGTGCTGGTGCTGCTGCTGGGCGAGATCGACCTGTCGGTCGGCTCGGTCAGCGGCCTGGCCGCCGCGGTGATGGGCGTGACCTTCGTCAACGAGGGCTGGCCGCTGCTGGTCTCGCTGCTGGCCGCGATCGCGCTCGGCGTACTGATCGGCTTGTTCTACGGCGCGCTCTACACCCGGTTCGGGGTTCCGAGCTTCGTCATCACCCTGGCCGGTCTGCTCGGCTTCCTCGGCCTGCAACTGCTGGTGCTGGGCAAGAAGGGCACGCTGAACCTGCCGTTCGACTCGGGCATCGTCAAGTTCGCCACCCAGAGCTTCCTGTCCCCCGCGCTGGCCTACGGCCTGGTCGCGGTGGTCGTCGCCGGCTACGTGCTCAGCCGGCTGCGCAACCGCGTCGCCCGGACCAAGGCCGGTCTGTCCGCCGCGCCGACCACGGTCATCGGCATCAAGGCCGCGGCTCTGGCGCTGGCGCTGCTCGTTCCGGTGGCGGTGCTGAACGGCGACCGCGGCGTCTCGTCGATGTTCCTGCTGTTCGTCGCGCTGGTGGTGGCGACCGACTTCATGATCACCAAGACCCGCTGGGGCCGCTCGGTGGTCGCGGTCGGCGGCAACGTCGAGGCGGCCCGCCGGGCCGGTATCAACGTCCGGATGATCTACCTGTCGGTCTTCGCGGCCTGTACGACGTTCGCCGCCGTCGGTGGCATCCTGGCCGCCGCCCGGCTGGTCGCGGTGGGCCAGAGCAGCGGTGGTACCGACACCAACCTGAACGCGATCGCCGCCGCCGTGATCGGTGGCACCAGCCTCTTCGGCGGCCGTGGTTCGGCGTACTCCGCACTGCTCGGCGCGCTGGTGATCATGTCGATCTCCAACGGCCTGGCGCTGCTCAGCCTCGACTCCAGCATCCGCTACATGGTGACTGCCGGCGTCCTGCTGATCGCCGTCACGATCGACTCGCTCAGCCGCCGCAGCCGTCAGGCGCACGGCCGGGCGTAG
- a CDS encoding ROK family transcriptional regulator, whose translation MNATRSAPGSQASLREANRERVLGVVRQHGPLTQVEIAAASGLSAATVSNMVKELDQAGMVGLSRAIRNGRRAVLVSLASGGSLLAGVAFGERDVRVAIASESREILAQQSMPLQADHVADDGMERAARLLADLCETVGAGVEDIGAIGFGLPAPVDSVSGEAGSDAVLPGWRGVNVAEAMAGHLRAPVALDNTANLAALGELREGGLRGVQTGCYLKFSYGVGAGIVLGGEVFRGSAGTAGEIGHLTIDENGPICRCGNRGCLDTFVGSRALLSSLQASHGALRLRDIVTRALAGDLGCRRVIEDAGRRVGVAIAGLVNLFNPEVIVVGGKMAEAGDLIMVPLREALDRCAIPSAAATVELRRAELGDEADVLGAIQLASVLSHARTARALETTL comes from the coding sequence ATGAACGCAACCCGCTCAGCGCCTGGCTCGCAGGCTTCGCTCCGCGAAGCCAACCGCGAGCGCGTCCTGGGGGTTGTCCGGCAGCACGGTCCGCTCACCCAGGTCGAGATCGCCGCGGCGTCCGGGTTGTCCGCCGCGACCGTCTCGAACATGGTCAAGGAGCTCGACCAAGCCGGCATGGTCGGCCTGTCCCGAGCGATCCGCAACGGCCGCCGCGCGGTGCTGGTGTCGCTGGCGTCCGGCGGCAGCCTGCTGGCCGGCGTCGCCTTCGGTGAGCGCGACGTCCGGGTCGCGATCGCCTCGGAAAGCCGGGAGATTCTGGCTCAGCAGTCGATGCCGTTGCAGGCCGACCACGTCGCCGACGACGGGATGGAGCGTGCCGCCCGGCTGCTCGCCGACCTCTGCGAGACGGTCGGCGCGGGAGTCGAGGACATCGGCGCGATCGGTTTCGGCCTGCCCGCGCCGGTCGACTCGGTCAGCGGCGAGGCGGGTTCCGACGCGGTCCTGCCCGGCTGGCGCGGCGTCAATGTCGCCGAGGCGATGGCCGGTCACCTGCGCGCTCCCGTCGCGCTCGACAACACCGCCAACCTGGCGGCGCTGGGCGAACTGCGCGAAGGCGGCCTGCGCGGCGTCCAGACGGGCTGCTACCTCAAGTTCTCCTACGGCGTCGGCGCGGGCATCGTGCTCGGCGGCGAGGTCTTTCGCGGCTCGGCCGGTACGGCGGGCGAGATCGGCCACCTCACCATCGACGAGAACGGCCCGATCTGCCGCTGTGGCAACCGCGGCTGCCTGGACACCTTCGTCGGCTCCCGCGCGCTGCTTAGCTCACTGCAGGCGTCCCACGGCGCGCTCCGGCTGAGGGACATCGTCACCCGGGCCCTGGCCGGTGATCTCGGCTGCCGAAGGGTGATCGAGGACGCCGGCCGCCGGGTCGGGGTCGCGATCGCCGGTCTGGTCAACCTGTTCAACCCCGAGGTGATCGTCGTCGGCGGCAAGATGGCCGAGGCCGGCGACCTGATCATGGTGCCGCTGCGGGAGGCGCTGGACCGGTGCGCGATCCCGAGCGCCGCCGCGACCGTCGAGTTGCGGCGGGCCGAGCTCGGTGACGAAGCGGATGTGCTCGGTGCCATTCAGCTGGCCTCGGTCCTCAGCCACGCGCGGACGGCCAGGGCACTGGAGACAACCCTGTAA
- a CDS encoding adenosylcobinamide-GDP ribazoletransferase produces the protein MFDAAKLSFGTLSVLPAGMPATVNRKVAGRAMTLAPLVGLLLGGIAAAVVYGVDRLKPEATLLSAVLGVLVLMVLSGGLHLDGLADTADGFGSRKDRETKLRIMKQSDIGPFGVISIVAVLLLDVAALQVCVQNGFGWQAILIAAVASRLTLPWSCRTSVPSARPDGLGAMVAGSVRPYAAALVTLAAVAGAVVLGWLTSRAAERGWFAFTGTRLQDDYGYPTIGLAGRPVGGGLWGSGTDRDATWLGRIADAPALHVTLLGTLAAVLTVVLITFAATRRTNRALGGITGDTLGATVEVALPATLLVLALTT, from the coding sequence ATGTTCGACGCGGCGAAGCTGTCGTTCGGCACGCTGTCGGTGCTACCGGCAGGCATGCCGGCGACGGTGAATCGCAAGGTCGCCGGGCGAGCGATGACCCTGGCGCCACTGGTCGGGCTGCTGCTGGGCGGGATCGCCGCGGCGGTCGTCTACGGCGTCGACCGGTTGAAGCCCGAGGCAACGTTGCTGTCGGCCGTCCTCGGTGTCCTGGTGCTGATGGTCCTGTCGGGTGGCCTGCACCTCGACGGGCTGGCCGACACCGCCGACGGATTCGGCAGCCGGAAGGACCGCGAGACCAAGCTGCGGATCATGAAGCAGAGCGACATCGGCCCGTTTGGTGTCATCTCGATCGTGGCCGTGCTGCTGCTCGACGTCGCCGCCCTGCAGGTCTGTGTGCAGAACGGCTTCGGCTGGCAGGCGATCCTGATCGCCGCGGTCGCCAGCCGCCTCACCCTCCCCTGGTCCTGCCGTACGTCGGTCCCGTCCGCCCGTCCCGACGGTCTCGGCGCGATGGTGGCCGGCTCGGTCCGCCCGTACGCCGCCGCGCTGGTCACGCTCGCTGCCGTCGCCGGGGCAGTCGTCCTCGGCTGGTTGACCTCCCGCGCCGCCGAACGAGGCTGGTTCGCGTTCACCGGAACCCGACTGCAAGACGACTACGGCTACCCAACGATCGGGCTTGCCGGCCGGCCTGTGGGTGGTGGGCTGTGGGGTAGCGGGACAGACCGGGACGCCACCTGGCTGGGCCGGATCGCCGACGCCCCAGCGCTGCACGTCACCCTGCTCGGCACGCTCGCCGCAGTACTCACCGTGGTTCTCATCACCTTCGCCGCGACCCGGCGAACCAACCGGGCACTCGGCGGCATCACGGGCGATACCCTCGGCGCAACCGTGGAGGTCGCGCTCCCGGCCACTCTCCTGGTTCTCGCCCTAACCACCTGA